TGGATCCCGCTGGCGATCGGCATTGCGCGAGCACGCGGCGGCGATATCCCCATGCATCTGGGCTTGGGCTGGCTGCTGGGCCTGGTGCTGGATAGCGCGCTGCAGATCGGCCTGCGCACGCTGGATCTCTCCTGGCAGCCCGGCGTGTGGGCCGTGCTGCTGGTGTTGCTGCTGGCAGCAGCCCAACTGTGGACGCTGAGCAAGCTGGCCGCCGATGCCCCGCCCGCCGCTGATGGCAGTTGGGGCAATGCCACCGCGCTGATGGCGATCGGCCCTTGGCTGCTGCTGCAATTGCTGGTCTTCCAAAATACCGCACTGTTCTCAGCCCATACCGGCTGGAACACCCCACTGGCGGGCACCCTGCTGCTGGCCGGCAACGCCTTCGGCCTGTGGCAAGCGGTGCAGCTTGGCAGCTCACCGCGCCGTGGCCTGGCCGGGCTGTTGGCCGGCGTGCTGGTGTTTATGAGCCTGTTGCTGGCCTATCGCATGGCTCCGGCGCAGGCCATCATCCTGCTGCTCGGCCAGGTGTTCAGCCTGGTGCTGGGCTATTTCATCTTCCTGGCCGCCACGCAGGGCAGCGGCCAGCCGGGGCTGCTGCGCAGCACGCTGTTCAATGGCCTGGGGCACATCTTCTTTGTGTTGATGACCTTTGTGTACTATGCCTCCTACGACATTGATTTCGGCATTCGCTCCAGCGTGATCGCCCCCGCCGCCACCGTGTTGGCGGCGCTGTTCATTTTGCCGGCCTGGCGTGGTGCAGCCAGCCAGAAGGCGAGCAAGCCGCTGCTCTCCCCGGCGATGCTGGCAGCCATCGCCATGCTGGTGCCCTTCGGCCTGAGCTTTAGCTGGCAGGTGCCGGCGGTACAAGCCGCTGAAGGCAACCGCGTACGCGTGATGAACTACAACCTGCACGACGCAGTGAATACGGATGGCCGCGTGGACCCGGAAGCGCTGGCGCAGGTAATCGAAGCCAGCGGCGCAGACATCGTGGGCCTGCAAGAGATTTCGCGCGGCTGGCTGATTTGGGGCGGCATGGACATGCTTGAGTGGCTGGCCCAACGCCTGGAGATGCAATACATCTGGGGACCAACGGCAGACGCCCAATGGGGCAACGCCATTCTCACGCGGCTGCCGATCCAAAGCTACACCAACAACACCTTGCCACCCGAAGACGTGCTGCTGTTGCGCGGCTATCTCTACGCCGAGCTGGATGTGAACGGCCAAACCCTGACCGTGATCGACACGCACTTCAGCGAGAAGGAAGGCCAGGATGACATCCGCGCCCAGCAGGCCTCAGTGCTGGTGGATGCGGCCGCCGGTCGCCCGGCGACAATCGCCATGGGCGATCTGAACTCGCTGCCCGATTCGTTGGCGCTGGAGGTGATGCAAGGCGGTGGCTTCGTGGACATCTCACGCCACAGCGGCCTGGCCAGCACCTTCACCTATCCTTCGTTTGCAGCTGACCACCAGATCGACTACATTTTCGCTTCGCCTGATCTGGCTTACAGCGATTTTACGATCCCCCTGAGCACGGCATCAGACCATCTGCCGTTGGCGACGACGATCACCCTCCCGTAAAAAAAGAGCCCGGTTCGCCGGGCTCTTTTTTGCTTTACTCACTGAGGAACAGTGGCTCGCCATCGTCGGCGCCGCCCACGATCAG
The DNA window shown above is from Anaerolineales bacterium and carries:
- a CDS encoding endonuclease/exonuclease/phosphatase family protein, coding for MLNLLRSDLKAYWLRWLFAAITVTFGLQELRVLFVSFVGYLRDSTGMSSLSLAPVAIGVFALAFLAGPLNRLLGTRTTLWLTAGGLAAVRLLEQLATSAPLDLYLSAAATALFLMWIPLAIGIARARGGDIPMHLGLGWLLGLVLDSALQIGLRTLDLSWQPGVWAVLLVLLLAAAQLWTLSKLAADAPPAADGSWGNATALMAIGPWLLLQLLVFQNTALFSAHTGWNTPLAGTLLLAGNAFGLWQAVQLGSSPRRGLAGLLAGVLVFMSLLLAYRMAPAQAIILLLGQVFSLVLGYFIFLAATQGSGQPGLLRSTLFNGLGHIFFVLMTFVYYASYDIDFGIRSSVIAPAATVLAALFILPAWRGAASQKASKPLLSPAMLAAIAMLVPFGLSFSWQVPAVQAAEGNRVRVMNYNLHDAVNTDGRVDPEALAQVIEASGADIVGLQEISRGWLIWGGMDMLEWLAQRLEMQYIWGPTADAQWGNAILTRLPIQSYTNNTLPPEDVLLLRGYLYAELDVNGQTLTVIDTHFSEKEGQDDIRAQQASVLVDAAAGRPATIAMGDLNSLPDSLALEVMQGGGFVDISRHSGLASTFTYPSFAADHQIDYIFASPDLAYSDFTIPLSTASDHLPLATTITLP